DNA from Chloroflexota bacterium:
ATGCCTTTATCGGGATCGGTGAAGGACTTATTACCATGGCCGTAGTCAGCCTTGTGCTAGCAACCAGGGCTGACCTTATGCGTCTGCAAAAAATCTAGGCAAGGAGTTCACTGATGAATAAGAAATGGTGGTTAATCGCACTGTTGATCTGTTTGGGAGTAGCAACGATATCACCTTTAGCTTCGTCAGCACCCGATGGGCTGGAGAGAGTAGCCGAGGATAAGGGTTTCATTGGTCTGGCTCTAGAGGCGCCCTTTGAAATTGTTGCTGACTATGTCTTTCCTGGGATAGAGAGTGAGGCGTTGGCGACCATAATCGCTGGCTGGGTGGGCACTATCGTTTTGTTTGGTGTAGTCTATGGTCTTGCCTGGTTAATCAAATCGAGAAAAAGAGTGGCTAATGCCTAGCCAAATGTCTCCGAGTCCCGCAGGAGTGGTAATTGAAGCACAGTTTTCTCGATCAGTACAGCGACCGGGATAGCTTAATACACCGGCTTGACCCGCGCACTAAGCTGGTGACTACTTTTCTTTTCATAACAGCAGTGGCGCTGACTCCACCTGACGGATGGCCATCTTATGCTGTGTACGTGGCCATCTTAGCCATTTGGCTTCTCCTGTCTCGGGTGCCCGTCAGTTATGTTCTCAAGCGGTCTTCGGTAGTTCTCCCCTTTGTCGTGCTGATTGCTATCTTTATTCCTTTTTTCCAGGAGGGAGAGGTAGCCGGTAGCTACAACATGTGGCTATGGCAGGTGTCAGTTACTTACAGCGGGCTTGAGATTCTGCGAAATATCTTGATCCGGGCATGGCTTTCTATTCTTAGCTTAATTCTGCTGACCTCAACCACCAGGCTGCCTGAACTCTTAAGGGGCCTGGAGCAATTGCACATGCCTAAGGTAATGGTCATGCTACTGTCATTTATGTATCGTTATATCTTTGTTTTAGTTGACGAAGTAATGCGGATGAAGCAGGCTAGGGACAGTCGTAACTTTGGTGGTCGGCGCTGGTGGCAGATACGGACAATAGGCAATATGATTGGCACTCTCTTCATTCGCTCCTATGAGCGGGGGGAAAGGGTTTATGCCGCTATGGTAGCCAGAGGTTTTGATGGCCGTAGTCGGACGCTAAAGCGCCTACGATTCAAACCGATTGATGCTTATTTTGGTCTGAGTCTGATCCTGCTAGTTATTTTTGGCAGCCTCATTAATCTGATTTGAAAATTTAGAGGAGACAGTATGGATGAGGCCATCAGAGTAGAAAAACTATCATTTAGCTATCCTGACGGCCAGCAAGCCCTTGCCGAAGTCAGTCTGGTCATTGACAAGGGGGAATCGGTGGGCATTGTGGGCCCCAACGGGGCCGGTAAGTCCACGTTGTTGCTTCATCTAAACGGGATACTACGCTCAGATGACGGAGCGGTTAAGGTTTTGGGGCGGCCTATTGATGATAAGAACCTGAGGTGGATAAGAAGCAAGGTGGGAGTAGTATTCCAAAACCCGGATGATCAGCTATTCTCGCCGACTGTGTTTGACGATGTGGCCTTTGGTCCCATTAACATGGGTTATACTGTGTCTGAAGTCAGACAGGCAGTGACCAGATCTCTAGATTGGGTCGGCATGACAGGTTGCGAGGAGCGCTCATGCCATCACCTTAGCTTTGGTGAGAAGAAGCGAGTTTCTCTCGCTACCGTGTTGGCTATGGCCCCTGAGATACTGGTGCTGGATGAGCCAACTAGTAATCTTGACCCGGCAGGTAAGTGGTCCTTGATTAGTCTCTTGAAGAATCTACCCGTCACCAAGATAGTTGCCTCTCATGACATTGAGATGGTCAGGGCTTTGTGCCGGCGGATTATTGTCTTGAACCAGGGACGAGTAATTACCGAAGGCGCTACCGAGACAGTTCTAGCTGACACGCCCTTACTTGCTGCCCACGGACTGCTGCCAGCCCGGCTAACTTAGAAAGTCTTCCGTTTGTTAGACCACCTTCATCTAGCCATAAACGATGTGCTGTCTCTTTCGATAATTATATTCCCCCCAACGGTATGAGGCAACAGAAGCTTATTCTGTGGCATCAAGAAGATAGAGGCTGATATCTTCTACTGATACCAAGTCTCCCTGCGTAACTGAATTCCGCACGGGCCTTCTCTTACATAGTCTTAATTCTGCCGCGCCATTGTGATCGGAACTGCACAAGTGTCGATTAGTTTACAGCACAAATGGTATAATAGACGCA
Protein-coding regions in this window:
- a CDS encoding PDGLE domain-containing protein, whose protein sequence is MNKKWWLIALLICLGVATISPLASSAPDGLERVAEDKGFIGLALEAPFEIVADYVFPGIESEALATIIAGWVGTIVLFGVVYGLAWLIKSRKRVANA
- the cbiQ gene encoding cobalt ECF transporter T component CbiQ, which translates into the protein MKHSFLDQYSDRDSLIHRLDPRTKLVTTFLFITAVALTPPDGWPSYAVYVAILAIWLLLSRVPVSYVLKRSSVVLPFVVLIAIFIPFFQEGEVAGSYNMWLWQVSVTYSGLEILRNILIRAWLSILSLILLTSTTRLPELLRGLEQLHMPKVMVMLLSFMYRYIFVLVDEVMRMKQARDSRNFGGRRWWQIRTIGNMIGTLFIRSYERGERVYAAMVARGFDGRSRTLKRLRFKPIDAYFGLSLILLVIFGSLINLI
- a CDS encoding energy-coupling factor ABC transporter ATP-binding protein, with translation MDEAIRVEKLSFSYPDGQQALAEVSLVIDKGESVGIVGPNGAGKSTLLLHLNGILRSDDGAVKVLGRPIDDKNLRWIRSKVGVVFQNPDDQLFSPTVFDDVAFGPINMGYTVSEVRQAVTRSLDWVGMTGCEERSCHHLSFGEKKRVSLATVLAMAPEILVLDEPTSNLDPAGKWSLISLLKNLPVTKIVASHDIEMVRALCRRIIVLNQGRVITEGATETVLADTPLLAAHGLLPARLT